One Methylobacterium sp. AMS5 genomic region harbors:
- a CDS encoding DnaJ C-terminal domain-containing protein: MRNPYDVLGVPKGASEAEIKKAFRKLAKAYHPDSNKDPKAAERFSEANTAYEILGDKEKRAQFDRGEIDAEGKPRATGFEGFSGFGGGRGGSGGGFDFEGFTQRRGGAGPGGVGEDFISHIFGEAFRAGGAGPSGRGGPIRGDDVAAELSVTLEQVASEDKMRIGLPGGRDVDVMIPKGVVDGQTIRLRGLGGAGGPRGEPGDVLLTIRIQPHPVFKVDGADLRATVDLPLEDAVLGGALRVPTLTGAVEMKVPAMTSSGRTFRLRGKGLPKKDGSRGDLFATTAIVLPASDDPALTEYARRRREAKAGTA, translated from the coding sequence ATGCGAAACCCCTACGACGTTCTGGGTGTCCCCAAGGGCGCGAGTGAGGCCGAAATCAAGAAGGCCTTCCGCAAGCTCGCCAAGGCATACCACCCCGACAGCAACAAAGACCCGAAGGCCGCCGAGCGCTTCTCGGAGGCGAACACCGCCTACGAAATCCTCGGCGACAAGGAGAAGCGCGCGCAGTTCGACCGCGGCGAAATCGACGCCGAGGGTAAGCCGCGCGCGACCGGCTTCGAGGGCTTTTCCGGGTTCGGCGGCGGACGCGGCGGCAGTGGCGGCGGCTTCGACTTCGAAGGCTTCACGCAGCGACGCGGCGGGGCCGGGCCGGGCGGCGTCGGAGAGGACTTCATCAGCCACATCTTCGGTGAGGCGTTCCGCGCGGGCGGCGCCGGGCCGAGCGGGCGCGGGGGGCCGATCCGCGGCGACGATGTCGCGGCCGAACTCAGCGTGACGCTCGAACAGGTCGCGAGCGAGGACAAGATGCGCATCGGCCTGCCCGGCGGGCGCGATGTCGACGTGATGATCCCCAAGGGCGTCGTCGATGGCCAGACCATCCGCCTGCGGGGCCTCGGCGGCGCGGGCGGTCCCCGCGGCGAGCCCGGCGACGTGCTGCTGACCATCCGCATCCAGCCCCACCCGGTGTTCAAGGTGGACGGCGCGGACCTGCGCGCCACCGTCGATCTTCCACTGGAGGACGCGGTGCTCGGTGGCGCCTTGCGCGTGCCGACCCTGACCGGCGCGGTCGAGATGAAGGTGCCGGCGATGACGAGTTCCGGCCGCACTTTCCGCCTGCGCGGGAAGGGCTTGCCGAAGAAGGATGGCAGCCGCGGCGACCTGTTCGCGACCACTGCCATCGTCTTGCCGGCCAGCGACGACCCGGCGCTGACCGAGTATGCCCGCCGCCGCCGCGAGGCGAAGGCCGGGACGGCGTAG
- a CDS encoding MOSC domain-containing protein, with translation MRVALRAVLTGRVAPLGEKGAASAIAKAPVQGPVAVGPLGLAGDEQADRRVHGGPEKAVHHYALDHAAAWRGDLPGLPDLLERPGAFGENFSTHGLTEHDVCVGDLWRVGDALLQVSQARQPCFKLNLRFGVPDMARRVQASGRTGWYYRVIETGAVAAGDGLERVARPHPDWPLSRLLHHFYVDRLDAAALRAIAGLAPLTESWRALAARRLASGAVEDWRRRLGEEG, from the coding sequence ATGCGGGTCGCGCTTCGGGCCGTGCTGACCGGGCGCGTCGCGCCGCTGGGGGAGAAGGGCGCGGCGAGCGCCATCGCCAAGGCCCCCGTACAGGGGCCGGTCGCGGTGGGGCCGCTCGGTCTCGCGGGCGACGAGCAGGCGGACCGGCGTGTTCATGGCGGCCCGGAAAAGGCCGTGCACCACTACGCCCTCGACCATGCCGCCGCGTGGCGCGGCGATTTGCCCGGCCTGCCCGATCTGTTGGAGCGGCCCGGTGCCTTCGGTGAGAATTTTTCGACCCACGGCCTCACCGAGCACGATGTCTGCGTCGGCGACCTATGGCGGGTGGGCGATGCCCTGCTTCAGGTCTCGCAGGCGCGCCAGCCCTGCTTCAAGCTGAACCTGCGCTTTGGCGTGCCGGACATGGCCCGGCGGGTGCAGGCGAGCGGGCGCACCGGCTGGTACTACCGGGTAATCGAGACAGGCGCCGTGGCGGCCGGCGACGGGCTCGAACGCGTCGCGCGCCCGCATCCGGACTGGCCGCTGTCGCGGCTCCTGCACCACTTCTACGTGGATCGCCTCGACGCGGCGGCCTTGCGGGCGATTGCCGGTCTCGCGCCCCTCACCGAATCCTGGCGGGCGCTCGCTGCCCGCCGGCTCGCGAGCGGCGCCGTGGAGGATTGGCGCCGACGGCTCGGGGAAGAGGGCTAA
- a CDS encoding RT0821/Lpp0805 family surface protein has protein sequence MRLRPCKGLASALSAEGRAGSTRGHAPRRGLAARIAGLLTLGLAALSCGGCSGPILSFKAEEAPAAPEPLVTGSIPKRPASFGRDLDGEDWRRAHAALSVALDPQGNGRPVKWDNPETAMRGTINPTGLPYVAGDEICRDFLATVVGGANNRFVRGTGCKPSGGEWELKRLRASNPQARS, from the coding sequence ATGCGTCTGCGTCCGTGTAAAGGCCTTGCCAGCGCGCTCTCCGCCGAAGGGAGAGCCGGTTCGACGCGTGGGCACGCGCCGCGACGCGGCCTCGCGGCTCGGATCGCGGGTCTGCTGACCCTCGGCCTCGCCGCCCTCTCCTGCGGCGGGTGCAGCGGGCCGATCCTGTCCTTCAAGGCGGAGGAGGCGCCGGCCGCGCCCGAGCCGCTCGTCACCGGCAGCATCCCGAAGCGGCCCGCGAGCTTCGGGCGCGACCTCGACGGCGAGGATTGGCGCCGCGCCCATGCCGCGCTCTCCGTCGCCCTCGATCCGCAGGGCAACGGGCGCCCGGTGAAGTGGGACAACCCGGAGACCGCGATGCGCGGCACCATCAACCCGACCGGCCTTCCCTATGTCGCCGGCGACGAGATCTGCCGCGACTTCCTCGCGACGGTGGTGGGCGGCGCCAACAACCGCTTCGTGCGCGGCACCGGTTGCAAGCCGTCCGGCGGCGAGTGGGAGCTGAAGCGGCTGCGCGCCTCCAACCCCCAGGCCCGCTCCTGA
- a CDS encoding response regulator, giving the protein MSETDARLTVLVVEDDAVIRCAAVEMIVEAGFAVREATNGNEAIRMLDQEQEAGGAVCVVVTDIDMPLGIDGIKLAACIDRRWPHIGIVITSGKVRPSPGDVPTDGLFIRKPYTDESLLAAIRSVMP; this is encoded by the coding sequence GTGAGCGAGACGGACGCGAGGCTGACCGTCCTTGTCGTGGAAGACGATGCCGTGATCCGATGCGCCGCGGTCGAGATGATCGTGGAAGCCGGTTTCGCCGTGCGCGAGGCCACCAACGGCAACGAGGCGATCCGCATGCTCGACCAGGAGCAGGAGGCGGGCGGGGCGGTGTGCGTCGTCGTGACCGACATCGACATGCCGCTGGGCATCGACGGCATCAAGCTCGCCGCCTGCATCGACCGGCGCTGGCCGCACATCGGCATCGTCATCACCTCCGGCAAGGTGCGGCCCTCGCCCGGCGACGTACCGACCGACGGCCTGTTCATCCGCAAGCCCTACACGGACGAGAGCCTGCTCGCGGCGATCCGCTCGGTGATGCCCTGA
- a CDS encoding TIGR02301 family protein — protein sequence MRTGLARLILASLLALTPAAEAFAQQRSGTARSAPKPPEKEKEPPPPAEPPPAPYDRDLMRLSEIVGALAFLRTLCAAPDAAEWPARMKAILDSEGITQSRRDRLAGAYNRGFRGYSLTYRVCTPAANEAARRFVAEGERLSHAIAGRFGG from the coding sequence ATGAGAACGGGACTTGCCCGCCTGATCCTGGCCAGCCTGCTCGCACTGACACCGGCGGCGGAGGCGTTCGCGCAGCAGCGCTCCGGCACGGCCCGATCCGCGCCGAAACCGCCGGAGAAGGAGAAGGAGCCGCCTCCCCCGGCGGAGCCGCCGCCCGCGCCCTATGACCGCGACCTGATGCGGCTCTCCGAGATCGTCGGGGCGCTCGCCTTCCTGCGCACGCTGTGCGCTGCGCCGGACGCCGCCGAATGGCCGGCGCGGATGAAGGCGATCCTCGACAGCGAGGGGATCACGCAGAGCCGCCGCGACCGTCTCGCCGGCGCCTATAATCGCGGTTTCCGCGGCTACAGCCTGACCTATCGGGTCTGCACCCCCGCCGCGAATGAGGCCGCCCGCCGTTTCGTCGCCGAGGGTGAGCGGCTTTCGCACGCCATCGCCGGGCGGTTCGGCGGTTAA
- a CDS encoding tyrosine recombinase XerC, producing the protein MMRTASLPSVDPEALLPPGDAALRAAMRGWREALARERRMAANTVEAYERDLRQFLIHRAARSGTPTIAGLIALKPRDLRAFMAARRAEGIGGRSLMRMLAGLRSFARFLEREGHGSVAALGAVRSPKVERRLPRPLPISAALAMTAPETRPDNDRAPWVLARDAAVIALLYGSGLRISEALGLTARDAPMPGIDEVRVTGKGGKVRAVPVLPAVAEAVAAYLSLCPHALDPEGPLFVGVKGGPLSPRVVQYAVSALRGALGLPESATPHALRHSFATHLLARRGELRAIQELLGHASLSTTQIYTKVDAARLMSAFEDAHPRARRLPPPEPPSARSETVEAEQSTSARSGYAVRPDRPVERRNA; encoded by the coding sequence ATGATGCGCACCGCGTCCCTCCCCAGTGTCGATCCCGAAGCCCTCCTGCCGCCGGGCGACGCCGCCCTGCGCGCGGCGATGCGGGGCTGGCGCGAGGCGCTGGCGCGGGAGCGGCGCATGGCCGCCAACACGGTCGAGGCCTATGAGCGCGACCTGCGTCAGTTCCTGATCCATCGCGCCGCCCGCTCCGGCACGCCCACCATCGCCGGGCTGATCGCCCTGAAGCCCCGCGACCTGCGCGCCTTCATGGCCGCGCGCCGGGCCGAGGGGATCGGCGGGCGCTCCCTGATGCGGATGCTGGCGGGTTTGCGCTCCTTCGCGCGCTTCCTCGAACGGGAGGGGCACGGCAGCGTCGCGGCGCTCGGCGCGGTGCGCTCCCCCAAGGTCGAGCGCCGCCTGCCGCGCCCGCTTCCCATCTCCGCCGCGCTGGCGATGACCGCGCCCGAGACCCGCCCCGACAACGACCGCGCCCCGTGGGTGCTCGCCCGCGACGCGGCGGTGATCGCCCTCCTCTACGGCTCGGGCTTGCGCATTTCGGAGGCGCTGGGGCTCACCGCCCGCGACGCGCCGATGCCGGGCATCGACGAAGTGCGGGTGACGGGCAAGGGCGGCAAGGTCCGCGCCGTGCCGGTGCTGCCGGCGGTCGCCGAGGCGGTGGCCGCCTACCTGTCGCTGTGCCCGCACGCCCTCGACCCGGAGGGGCCGCTCTTCGTCGGCGTGAAGGGCGGGCCGCTCTCGCCGCGGGTGGTCCAGTACGCGGTCTCCGCGCTACGCGGCGCGCTCGGCCTGCCCGAGAGCGCGACCCCGCACGCCCTGCGGCATTCCTTCGCGACGCATCTGCTCGCCCGCCGGGGCGAGCTGCGGGCGATCCAGGAATTGCTCGGCCACGCCTCGCTCTCGACCACGCAGATCTACACCAAGGTCGATGCCGCCCGCCTGATGAGCGCCTTCGAGGACGCCCATCCCCGCGCCCGGCGGCTGCCGCCCCCGGAACCGCCGTCCGCGCGTTCCGAAACCGTTGAGGCAGAGCAAAGCACGAGCGCCCGATCCGGCTATGCTGTCCGGCCGGACAGGCCGGTGGAGCGCAGAAATGCATAA
- a CDS encoding AAA family ATPase, with translation MPAVREIEAAGYRSLKNIRFPLGRLSVFVGGNGTGKTNLYRALGLLQAASGGTLTRALAAEGGMESVLWAGSRRKGELARVRLSAELADETTGHAYTYAVEVGLVPQVGGAVYGAAFALEPQVKSERLTVQAGARPVTVLDRDGPAGFVRDEEGRKRVFGTDLLPTETALAALQDAVRFPELQIVRQAMEAWRFYHDVRTDAGSPLRRPCLAVTTPTLASDGADLAAVFATLAHIRGDTVDLDAAFADAFPGARLVVPRPDREARFGVIFAEYPKRIFEPSELSDGTLRYLALAGALLAYRLPPFLALNEPETSLHPDLTEALARMIVQASQRTQVWLVTHSERLAAAVAESGGVRPRLVLKRDGATWIEGLRLSGDFSQGEEDD, from the coding sequence ATGCCGGCGGTTCGCGAGATCGAGGCGGCCGGGTACCGGTCGCTGAAGAACATCCGCTTTCCGCTCGGGCGGCTCTCGGTCTTCGTCGGCGGCAACGGCACCGGCAAGACCAACCTCTACCGTGCCCTCGGCCTGCTCCAGGCGGCTTCCGGCGGCACGCTGACGCGGGCGCTCGCCGCCGAGGGGGGGATGGAATCCGTGCTCTGGGCCGGGTCCCGCCGCAAGGGCGAGCTGGCGCGGGTGCGTTTGTCCGCCGAATTGGCCGACGAGACCACCGGCCACGCCTACACCTACGCGGTCGAGGTTGGCCTCGTGCCGCAGGTGGGCGGCGCGGTCTACGGGGCGGCCTTCGCCCTGGAGCCGCAGGTGAAGAGCGAGCGGCTCACCGTGCAGGCCGGCGCGCGGCCGGTCACGGTGCTCGACCGCGACGGGCCGGCGGGCTTCGTGCGCGACGAGGAGGGCCGCAAGCGCGTCTTCGGCACCGACCTGCTGCCGACCGAGACGGCGCTCGCCGCGCTTCAAGACGCGGTGCGCTTTCCCGAATTGCAGATCGTCCGGCAAGCCATGGAGGCATGGCGCTTCTACCACGACGTGCGCACCGATGCGGGCTCGCCCCTGCGCCGCCCCTGCCTCGCGGTGACGACACCGACTTTGGCCTCCGACGGCGCCGACCTCGCCGCCGTCTTCGCGACGTTGGCCCATATCCGCGGCGACACCGTCGACCTCGACGCAGCCTTCGCCGACGCCTTTCCCGGCGCCCGCCTCGTGGTGCCGCGGCCGGATCGGGAGGCGCGGTTCGGCGTGATCTTCGCCGAGTACCCCAAACGGATCTTCGAGCCGTCCGAACTCTCCGACGGCACGCTGCGCTACCTCGCGCTCGCGGGCGCGCTGCTCGCCTACCGGCTGCCGCCCTTCCTCGCGCTCAACGAGCCCGAAACCAGCCTGCACCCGGATCTGACGGAGGCGCTGGCGCGGATGATCGTGCAGGCCTCGCAACGTACGCAGGTCTGGCTGGTGACGCATTCCGAGCGCCTCGCCGCGGCGGTCGCCGAGTCCGGCGGCGTGCGTCCGCGCCTCGTGCTCAAGCGCGATGGAGCGACCTGGATCGAGGGCTTGCGGCTCTCCGGCGATTTTTCGCAGGGCGAGGAGGACGATTGA
- a CDS encoding histidine phosphatase family protein — protein sequence MSGVPTIWFVRHGQTDWNAEGRLQGHRDTDLNATGLAHAAEAAERLRRIAGAELPTADYVASPLTRTRRTMEILRAGIGLPTGGYRADMRLREIGFGAWEGRTWTEIRRRDPAGAAARDRDRWGYQPRGEGAESYAMVEARVEEVVAELRRPTVMVAHGGVARALLVIAGHLDIYAAPRLGIRQGSILVIEPGGWRWA from the coding sequence ATGAGCGGCGTGCCGACGATCTGGTTCGTGCGCCATGGCCAGACCGACTGGAACGCGGAGGGGCGCCTTCAGGGCCACCGCGATACCGATCTCAACGCCACCGGGCTCGCCCACGCGGCGGAGGCGGCCGAGCGGCTGCGCCGCATCGCCGGAGCGGAACTGCCCACCGCCGACTACGTGGCGAGCCCGCTCACCCGCACCCGCCGGACGATGGAGATCCTGCGCGCCGGTATCGGCCTGCCCACGGGCGGCTACCGGGCCGATATGCGGCTGCGGGAGATCGGCTTCGGCGCCTGGGAGGGCCGGACCTGGACCGAGATCCGGCGGCGCGATCCCGCAGGCGCCGCCGCGCGCGACCGCGACCGCTGGGGCTACCAGCCGCGCGGGGAGGGAGCGGAGAGCTACGCGATGGTCGAGGCGCGGGTTGAGGAAGTGGTGGCGGAGCTACGCCGCCCGACCGTGATGGTCGCCCATGGCGGCGTCGCCCGGGCGCTGCTGGTCATCGCAGGCCATCTCGACATCTACGCTGCCCCACGGCTCGGCATCCGCCAGGGCAGCATTCTCGTCATCGAACCCGGCGGCTGGCGCTGGGCGTGA
- the pdxH gene encoding pyridoxamine 5'-phosphate oxidase, with protein MAIDRLREGVADAPSVHPDDFTLSCDPWALFAAWMAEAEASEPVDANAMALATADPDGLPDVRVVLLKGFDPRGLVFYTNAESAKGGQLLANPQAATVLYWKSLGRQIRSRGPVSPVTREEADAYFASRHRDSRIGAIASQQSRPLTDRPTLMAEVAALSEKYENGPVPRPEHWLGFRIAPVQLEFWQNGAYRLHDRVRFTRDGDGWTRARLYP; from the coding sequence ATGGCCATCGATCGGTTAAGAGAGGGTGTTGCGGACGCGCCTTCGGTCCATCCGGACGACTTCACCTTGTCGTGCGACCCCTGGGCGCTGTTCGCGGCGTGGATGGCGGAGGCGGAGGCCTCCGAGCCCGTGGATGCCAACGCGATGGCGCTCGCCACCGCCGATCCGGACGGCCTGCCCGACGTTCGGGTGGTGCTGTTGAAGGGGTTCGATCCGCGCGGGCTCGTCTTCTACACCAACGCCGAGTCGGCCAAGGGCGGGCAACTTCTCGCCAACCCGCAGGCGGCGACGGTGCTGTACTGGAAGTCTCTCGGCCGGCAGATCCGCAGCCGCGGCCCCGTCTCTCCCGTGACGCGCGAGGAAGCCGACGCCTATTTCGCGAGCCGGCACCGCGACAGCCGCATCGGCGCCATCGCCAGCCAGCAATCGCGCCCGCTCACCGACCGCCCGACCCTGATGGCCGAGGTCGCCGCCCTGTCGGAGAAATACGAGAACGGCCCGGTGCCGCGCCCCGAGCACTGGCTCGGCTTCCGCATCGCCCCGGTGCAGTTGGAGTTCTGGCAGAACGGTGCCTACCGCCTGCACGACCGGGTGCGCTTCACGCGCGACGGAGACGGCTGGACCCGCGCGCGGCTCTATCCCTGA
- a CDS encoding polyphosphate kinase 2 family protein translates to MARKNGKDGKSAGSEKSVESDKTTETQPQAAWPDHPPSFAGWARAAIASTGTAPSLSPHLHPVLPPAAPGIVTVEPGRSVNLAAIDPDATGGLEKAAAKAELDAQRVRIRALQEKLYAEHRRSLLVVFQAIDTGGKDGTIRNVLEGVNPQGCRVWSFKVPSTEELDQDFLWRYHLRTPGRGLIGVFNRSHYEDVLVVRVKGLVPEETWRERYGIINDFERLLTLSGTVILKFFLHISKDEQKERLEARLADPEKHWKFDPADLVERKSWDAYQTAFNDALARCSTPYAPWHVVPANRKWARNVMVARTIADTLGAMDPRFPEPRKGLDGIKVPD, encoded by the coding sequence ATGGCGCGCAAGAACGGCAAGGACGGCAAGAGCGCCGGGAGTGAAAAAAGCGTCGAGAGCGACAAAACGACGGAGACACAACCGCAGGCGGCGTGGCCCGACCATCCGCCTTCCTTTGCCGGCTGGGCCCGCGCGGCGATCGCGAGCACGGGCACCGCGCCGAGCCTGTCGCCGCATCTCCACCCGGTCCTGCCGCCGGCCGCGCCCGGCATCGTCACGGTCGAACCCGGCCGGAGCGTCAACCTCGCCGCGATCGATCCCGACGCGACCGGTGGTCTCGAGAAGGCGGCGGCCAAGGCCGAACTCGACGCGCAGCGCGTGCGCATCCGGGCGCTGCAGGAGAAGCTCTACGCCGAGCACCGCCGCTCCCTGCTCGTGGTGTTCCAGGCGATCGATACCGGCGGCAAGGACGGCACCATCCGCAACGTGCTGGAGGGGGTGAACCCGCAGGGCTGCCGGGTCTGGTCGTTCAAGGTGCCGAGCACCGAGGAACTCGATCAGGACTTCCTCTGGCGCTACCACCTGCGCACGCCCGGCCGCGGCCTGATCGGCGTGTTCAACCGCAGCCATTACGAGGACGTGCTCGTGGTGCGGGTGAAGGGCCTCGTGCCGGAGGAGACGTGGCGCGAGCGCTACGGGATCATCAACGATTTCGAGCGGCTGCTGACGCTCTCGGGCACGGTGATCCTCAAGTTCTTCCTCCACATCTCCAAGGACGAGCAGAAGGAGCGCCTGGAGGCCCGCCTCGCCGACCCGGAGAAGCACTGGAAGTTCGACCCGGCCGACCTCGTGGAGCGCAAGAGCTGGGACGCCTACCAGACCGCCTTCAACGACGCGCTCGCCCGCTGCTCGACGCCCTACGCCCCCTGGCACGTCGTGCCGGCCAACCGCAAATGGGCCCGCAACGTCATGGTCGCCCGCACCATCGCCGACACGCTGGGAGCGATGGACCCGCGCTTTCCCGAGCCGCGCAAGGGGCTGGACGGTATCAAGGTGCCGGATTGA
- a CDS encoding SDR family oxidoreductase, giving the protein MLLTGASRGIGHATVKRFSAAGWRVITCSRHPFPENCPWEMGPEDHLQVDLANAADTVRGVREVAERLAAEGGLLHALVNNAGISPKGPEGERLGALTTEYEDWARVFQVNFFAPILLARGLCDELTRARGSIVNVTSIAGSRVHPFAGAAYGTSKAALAGLTREMAADFGPLGVRVNAISPGEIDTSILSPGTDKLVEQIPQRRLGTPDEVAKAIYFLCIEASSYVNGAELHINGGQHV; this is encoded by the coding sequence CTGCTGCTCACCGGCGCCAGCCGGGGCATCGGGCACGCCACCGTCAAACGCTTCTCCGCCGCGGGCTGGCGGGTCATCACCTGTTCGCGCCACCCCTTCCCCGAGAACTGCCCCTGGGAGATGGGTCCGGAGGATCACCTTCAGGTCGATCTCGCCAACGCGGCGGACACGGTGCGCGGGGTGCGCGAGGTCGCCGAGCGGCTCGCCGCCGAGGGCGGCCTGCTGCACGCGCTCGTCAACAATGCCGGCATCTCGCCGAAGGGCCCGGAGGGCGAGCGGCTCGGCGCGCTCACCACGGAATACGAGGACTGGGCCCGCGTCTTCCAGGTCAACTTCTTCGCACCGATCCTGCTGGCGCGGGGCCTGTGCGACGAGTTGACCCGCGCGCGCGGCTCGATCGTCAACGTCACTTCGATCGCCGGCTCGCGGGTCCACCCCTTCGCGGGCGCCGCCTACGGCACCTCGAAGGCGGCGCTCGCCGGCCTCACCCGCGAGATGGCTGCGGATTTCGGGCCGCTCGGCGTGCGCGTCAACGCGATCTCGCCGGGCGAGATCGACACCTCGATCCTCTCGCCCGGCACCGACAAGCTGGTGGAGCAGATCCCGCAGCGCCGGCTCGGCACCCCGGACGAGGTCGCCAAGGCGATCTACTTCCTCTGCATCGAGGCGTCGTCCTACGTGAACGGCGCCGAACTCCACATCAACGGCGGCCAGCATGTCTGA
- a CDS encoding VOC family protein, translating to MAKPVHTMIRVRDEARSRDYYARAFGLEPADRFDFPDFTLLYLRDPSSPFELELTVNKDRAEPYNLGDGYGHLAFVVEDAEAEHARFEREGLPVTPVKTLKHGDTALATFFFATDPDGYKIEVIQKGGRFS from the coding sequence ATGGCCAAGCCCGTCCACACCATGATCCGCGTCCGCGACGAGGCGCGCTCGCGGGACTATTATGCCCGCGCCTTCGGCCTGGAGCCGGCCGACCGGTTCGACTTTCCGGACTTCACGCTGCTCTACCTGCGCGATCCGTCCTCGCCGTTCGAACTCGAACTGACGGTCAACAAGGACCGCGCCGAGCCCTACAATCTCGGCGACGGCTACGGCCATCTCGCCTTCGTGGTGGAGGATGCCGAGGCCGAGCACGCCCGCTTCGAGCGCGAGGGGCTCCCCGTTACCCCCGTCAAAACGCTCAAGCACGGCGACACCGCGCTCGCGACCTTCTTCTTCGCCACCGACCCGGACGGCTACAAGATCGAGGTGATCCAAAAGGGCGGCCGCTTTTCCTAA
- the fabI gene encoding enoyl-ACP reductase FabI, giving the protein MSEQKPGGLLAGKRGLVLGVANNRSIAWGIARSAAAHGAELAFTYQGEALKKRVEPLARELNAHVVGHCDVTDPASIDSAFAATAEVFPDGIDFVVHCIAFSDKDELTGRYLETSEANFTKSLLISCYSFTAVAQRAEKIMRNGGSMLTLTYYGAEKWMPHYNVMGVAKAALEASVRYLAADLGPKQIRVNAISAGPIKTLAASGIGDFRYILKWNEYNAPMRRTVTIEEVGETAAYLFSDMSRGMTGEILHVDAGYHVVGMKNPDAPDITRERE; this is encoded by the coding sequence ATGTCGGAACAGAAGCCGGGCGGGCTGCTCGCGGGCAAGCGCGGGCTGGTGTTGGGAGTGGCCAACAACCGCTCGATCGCCTGGGGTATCGCCCGCAGCGCCGCCGCACACGGAGCGGAATTGGCCTTCACCTACCAGGGCGAGGCGCTGAAGAAGCGCGTCGAGCCGCTGGCGCGCGAGTTGAACGCGCATGTGGTCGGCCATTGCGACGTCACCGATCCGGCCTCGATCGATTCCGCCTTCGCTGCGACCGCCGAGGTGTTCCCGGACGGCATCGATTTCGTCGTCCACTGCATCGCCTTCTCCGACAAGGACGAGCTGACGGGGCGCTATCTCGAAACCTCGGAGGCGAACTTCACCAAGTCGCTGCTGATCTCGTGCTACTCGTTCACGGCGGTGGCGCAGCGCGCGGAAAAGATCATGCGCAACGGCGGGTCGATGCTGACCCTGACCTATTACGGCGCCGAGAAGTGGATGCCCCACTACAACGTGATGGGTGTCGCCAAGGCCGCGCTGGAAGCCTCCGTGCGCTACCTCGCCGCCGATCTCGGGCCGAAGCAGATCCGCGTCAACGCGATCTCGGCCGGGCCGATCAAGACGCTGGCGGCCTCGGGGATCGGTGACTTCCGCTACATCCTCAAATGGAACGAGTACAACGCGCCGATGCGCCGGACCGTGACCATCGAGGAGGTCGGCGAGACGGCGGCCTACCTGTTCTCCGACATGTCCCGCGGCATGACCGGCGAGATCCTTCACGTCGATGCCGGCTACCACGTCGTCGGCATGAAGAACCCCGACGCGCCGGACATCACCCGCGAGCGGGAATAG
- a CDS encoding NUDIX hydrolase, with amino-acid sequence MSDPGQEDGRLFPARPLIGVSVAVIRDGLVLLAARANEPMRGVWTLPGGLVEAGESLAAGALRELQEEVGSLAEVVGPSLTPTEIILRDETDRIRHHYVIHPHAALWRAVEPAPGPEALAVRWASLDEVAGLTTTPGLIETLREAFSRIRAAADGSADGLGKGSAKGSA; translated from the coding sequence GTGAGCGACCCGGGACAGGAGGACGGGCGGCTGTTTCCGGCACGCCCGCTGATCGGCGTTTCGGTCGCGGTGATCCGGGACGGCCTCGTTCTGCTCGCCGCCCGGGCCAACGAGCCGATGCGCGGCGTCTGGACCCTGCCCGGCGGCCTCGTGGAAGCGGGCGAATCCCTCGCCGCGGGGGCGTTGCGCGAATTGCAGGAGGAGGTCGGGTCGCTCGCCGAAGTGGTCGGCCCGAGCCTGACGCCGACCGAGATCATCCTGCGCGACGAGACCGACCGCATCCGCCACCATTACGTGATCCATCCCCACGCCGCCTTGTGGCGCGCCGTCGAGCCGGCACCGGGGCCGGAAGCGCTCGCCGTGCGCTGGGCCAGCCTCGACGAGGTCGCGGGCCTGACCACCACGCCGGGGCTGATCGAGACCCTGCGCGAGGCGTTCTCCCGCATCCGGGCGGCGGCAGACGGTTCGGCGGACGGCTTGGGAAAAGGTTCGGCAAAAGGTTCGGCATGA